The genomic interval GGAAGGCGACCTGCTGGTCGTGGGCTGGGGCGGCACGCGCGGCCACCTGCAGAACGCCGTGGACGAAATGCGCCGCGAAGGCCGCAAGGTGTCGCTGTGCCACTTCAACTACATCAACCCCCTGCCGCGCGGCGTGCGCGAGATTTTCGCCCGCTTCTGCAAGATCGTCGTCTGCGAGCTCAACGAAGGACAGTTCGCCGCCTACCTGCGGCAGGAGTTGCAGGAGTTCCGCTACGAACAGTACAACAAGTGCGAAGGGCTGCCCTTCACGGTGGTCGAGCTTCGCCGGAAATTCGAATCCTTACTGAAATAACGCCATGGCACAATACAACTACACCCCCGCGGATTTCAAGAGCGACCAGGAGGTGCGCTGGTGTCCCGGATGCGGCGACCACGCCATCCTGAACGCCGTGCAGCGCGCCCTGCCCGAAATCGCCGACGCGACCGACACGCCGCACAACCTCTTCACGTTCATCTCGGGCATCGGCTGCTCGTCGCGCTTCATCTACTACATGAAGACCTTCGGGTTCCACTCCGTACACGGCCGCGCCAACGCCGTGGCGACGGGCGTCAAGGTGGCCAACCCGCGCCTGAACGTCTGGGTCACCACCGGCGACGGCGACTCGCTGGCCATCGGCGGCAACCATTTCATCCACGCCATCCGCCGCAACGTGGACCTCAACGTGATCCTGTTCAACAACGAGATCTACGGCCTGACCAAAGGGCAGTACTCCCCCACCTCGAAGCTGGGCAAGATAACCAAGACCTCGCCCTACGGCACGGTCGAAAAGCCGTTCAACCCCGGCGAGCTGGTGATCGGCGCCAAGGGCACGTTCTTCGCGCGTTCGATCGACATGGAGGTGCAGCTCTCGAAGGAGTGCATCGTCGCGGCAGCCGGACACAAGGGCATGTCGGTCGTCGAGATGCTCCAGAACTGCGTGATCTTCAACGACAAGACCCATGCGGCGTTCGCCGCCGACAAGGCCACGCGCGCCGAGCGGACCATCACGCTGCGCCACGGCGAAAAGATGCTCTTCGGCGCCAACCGGGAGAAGGGCCTCGTCTTCGAGAACATGCGGCTGAAGGTGGTGACCGTCGGAGAGGGCGGCTACACGCTGGACGACATCCTGACGCACGACGCCCACGAGCGCGACACGACGCTGCACGTGATGCTCGCTGCGATGAAGTATCCCGACTACCCGGTGGCGCTGGGCGTGATCCGCGCCGTGGAGGACGACGCCGTGTACGATGCGGCCGTCGAACGGCAGGTCGAGGAGGTGAAGGCCGCGAGCAAAATCCGCTGCGTGGACGATCTCCTGCGCTCGGGAGCCACATGGGAGGTGAAATGACGCGCCTCTCGGCAAGAAGAACGGCCGGGTCTCCATCGCGGAGATCCGGCTGTTTTTCGAATGCCCCGCAATCGCTCGGAATCATGCGACACGCATACACCGCCGGGCCGGGCGAAGTCGTCCGGGACATAGCGCCCGGAGGACGCAACACCGGCGGCGCCCCGGCCAACTCCGCCTGGCACACGGCCCAGTCCGGCTACGAAGCCGCCGCCGCAAGACCGCGGAACGCGATGCGGAGGGCGTCATGTCCCGCCTGCCGGAGTTCCGACGATCCGGAGCCGGTCAATCGGAGCCGGGCGGGCTGTCCCGCGGTCCGTTCCCGACCGTACACCGGCAACCCCTCCGGCCGCGCGGCACGGACGGCCAAACCCTACACGCATCACGACCCGCTTCGGAAGCGGCCCGAAGCGGGCGTTTTTTCATTTTCCCGGGCGATTCTGGTACTCTCTTTGCAAAAGCCGAAACCGGAGTGTTTCACTTAATGCTTTTCTATCATGAAAAAATTATTGCTTACGTTCGTTTGCGCAGCGGCCGCGCTCGGCGTCTGCGCCGCACCCGAGAAGATCGGGTTCGACAAACTGCCGAAATCGTCGCAGGAGTTCATCCAGAAAAACTTCCCGCGCGAGGTGGTGAAAGACACCGAAATGGACCGCGAGGCGTCGTGGGACAAGTACACCGTCTATTTCAACAGCGGCTCCCGCGTATCGTTCGAAGGCGGCAAGGGAGACTGGTCGGAGATCGTGATGAAGAACGGCGCGGTTCCCGCGACCGTCATTCCCGTCAGAATCAAGACCTACGTCGCCGACAACTATTCCCAGAGCATGGTCAATCGGCTCTCGACCATGAAGGAGGGTTACAAGGTCGGGCTCACGAACGGCCTGACGCTCTACTTCGACAAGGAGGGCAAATTCAAGAAACTGGACAGGTAACAGTCATCCGCTTCCGCATCAGAGGTCGTTTGACCTGCCTTTCCCGATTCACCCCGCAGCGAGCCCGGCCCGCGCGGGGCGAATCTTTTTCCGCGGCTCCGGCGACGGCCGCGGCCGCACCTCCCGGAAGCGCACATACGCCGGAATCCGGCCCGACAGACAATCGTCCTTCGACACAAACGGCAGGAATTTCCGGAAAAATCCGTATATTTAAGGGCCGCATCCAAAAATCGCCCGCCCCATGAACCCGCTCGTGCACACGCTTCTTCCGGCCGCCGTTCTGCTGTCCGTCCTTCCGGCCGCCTCCCAGTCGTCCAATCCCTTCGCGGAACAGGTTCTGCGTTACCCGCAGGAGAAGCTCCACGTCCACACCGACAAGGACACCTATGTGGCAGGAGACACGATCTGGCTGCGTGCGCGGTGCGTCGATGCCGCCTCGCACCGTCCGGTGGCAGCGAGCCGCTACGTCTATGCCGAACTCCGCGACGAATCGGGCGCGCTCGTGCGGCGGATCAAGATACTCCGCCGCGATTCGCTCTACGCGGGCTATCTTCCCGTTCCGACGGACGCTCCGGACGGCGACTACACCTTCTCGGCATACACGCGCTTCATGCGGAACCAGGGTGCGGACTACTTCTTCCGCAAGCCCCTTCGGATCGCCGCCTACCGCGGCGCTGCGGGCGAGGTTCCGAAGCCGCGGCCCCGCCCCGCGACGGGCGATTTCGCCGTGACGTTCCACCCCGAAGGCGGTTACCTCGTGCCGGGCCGTTCGTGCCGCGTAGCCTTCAAGGCCCTGACGGATGCGGGCCGTTCGACGGCTGTCGAAGCCGTGCTCCGCGACGACCAGGGCACGACGCTCGACACCGTGCGGACGCGCCGTGCGGGAATGGGCAGTTTCCGGATGGTTCCCGAGGCGGGCCGCACCTACCATGCAGTGTGCCGCACCCCTTCGGGCGCCGAGAAGCGCTTCGACCTCCCCGTGCCGAATGCCGCGGCGTGCGTGCTGCAACTCGCGGAACGGGACGGATTCATCGCGGTGAACGTGCTGACGGCAGGATCCTTGCCCGCACGGCTGCGGCTGGTGGTGCACTGCCGGGGCAACCGCTGCTACGACGGAGGCTGGGAACCGGGATTGCTTTTCCGCAGTTCCGATCTGCCGGCGGGCGTAGTGCAATGGCTGTTGCTGGATGCGGCGGGCAACGCCCTTTCCGAACGGCTGCTGTTCAATGAGGGCGCAGAGGGAGTGCATGTCTCGCTGCGGGCGGAGAATCCCTCTCCGCGACGCCGGGAGCGTGCGGATTTCTCGGTCCGCCTGACCGACGGCGCGGGAAATCCCCTGCGCGGGGAGTTCTCGGTTTCGGTGACGGACCGCAACGCCGTGCCCGACCTCGTTTCGGGCGACATCCGCACGACGCTGCTGCTCACCTCCGACCTGCGGGGATATGTCGAATGCCCCGGGAGTTATTTCCGGAGCGACGATCCCGAAGCCCGTGCGGCGCTCGACGAACTGATGCTGACGCAGGGGTGGAGACGCTACGACGTGCCGGCCCTCCTGCGCGGAGAGTACGCCGAGCCGGAGTACGCGCTCGAAGCGGGACAGCAGATCTCCGGACGGATCGTCCGGGCCGGGCTGGTGAACACCCGCAAGCAGCTCGGGAAGTACCGGATGGCGATGATCGTGCCCCGTTACGGCTACCTGGCCGAAGCTCCGGTCCGGGCGGACGGATGCTTCGATCTCGACGGTTTCGATTTCCCCGACAGCACGGCATTCGTGCTGCGGCCGCAGGCGACGACAGGGCGGATGCGCAATGCCTTCGTGAAGGTCGATCCCGAGACTTTCCCCGAGAACGGGATTCCGGCGCACTATCCGGCCGCCGGGGCCGGCGATGCGGAGGCGCTGTTCCGCACGGCGCTGGCCTACGTCGGATACATGGGCTCGGCCGACCTGCGGAACGTGCTCATAGACCCCGTGGAGGTGCGGGCGAAACGGGAGATTCCCCGGACGCTGGAGGAGCGCAAGGCGGTTTACTCCTGGAATGCGGAGCGGATCGCCGATACGGGAGTCCACACGATCCTCGACTGCATCGAACGGATGCCGGGAATACGCAGGCGGGAGAACGTGTTTCTCTATCAGGGACGGGCCGTTTTCTTCATGTGCGACGGAGTGCTTTACGATGACCTCGAAGAATCGCTCCCGGCATTCTCCGCTCCGCCGGCGATCGACCGTAATCGCACCGTCAAAAGAATAAATATGGCGGGGCCTGGCGTTCCGGATACTGATTCGGATCTTGGCTCGGAGCCTGGTTCGGATACCAATGCCTCTGATACCCATCTCGCGCAGGCCGTTGCGGCGCCCATAGGGCAATATTCCGATCTGCCTCCCTTTGTGAATCTGCCGCTGGAATGGGTCGATCGGATCGACATACTGGACCGATTCTCCGGCCGGTTCCTGTCCGGACGCGATAACGGCATCATCGCCGTCACGCTGAAATCCTACGAAGAGATTTCGGCTCTCGATACGGGCGAGAGTATCGACGTGGGAATCGTCTCGCCGTTGGGCTATCAGACGCCTGCGGAGTTCTACTCCCCGGCCTACGAAACGCCGGAGAGCCGCGACAGCCACACGCCCGATTTCCGCACGACGCTCTACTGGAATCCCTGCATCCGCACCGATGCCGACGGCCGGGCGGCTTTCGGATTCCGGACCTCCGACGCCCCGGCCGACTTCCGGATCGACATCGAAGGGCTGACTCTTGACGGACAGCCGGTCGTGCATGCCGAGTAGCGGATGCGGCGGCAGGACAAACGGCCGCCCGGCCGGGACTGCCTGCGGATATTCCGGTGGGGAGAGGTCCTCAAAGACCGGAAAGAGGGCGGGGATTCCGGCCGGAGGAATGGGTGGTGTCCCGGGCAGGAGGCCGCCGCTCCTCCGGAATCCTTCCGATACGGCGTTTGAAGTCCCGCACGATCTGCCGGCCCAGTCCGGACACCGTGCTGTCCACCTTGTGAATCTCGACGGGCGTCACCAGATTCTTGTATTTGGCCCTTCCCAGCCGGAACTTCATGTCGTCCAGATTGCCCGTGATGTTCAGCCCCAGCTTGAAGGGAATCGGCGACTTGAGGATGGAAATGTGGTAGTCGAAATTCATGTCCAGGTCCTGCGTGCCTCCCACGGCCGCCCGGTAGCGGTCCATGGCGACGGCGAAGGGATAAACGGTGACGTATCCGTCCTTGACGCTGATATTCACGGCAATGCTGTCGATCAGGTTCCGCTCCTTGTTCTTGAAGAAGAATTTCTTGGAGATTTCGGCGAAGGTCTCGCCGTCCATCAGCACGAGGCTGTCGCCCCGGAGGCGGATGGCCGAACGAAGGGTCGGAATCCGGATGTTGAGCGCCGAGTCCAGATCGGCCTCCGCCGAGACATCGAAATCGACCGTTCCCCGGAACGACCGCAGCATGGGCACGATGCTGTCGAGCGACGGGGTGAATTCGACCAGCTTTCCGACATTGATGCGCCGCAGGCGGAAATCGAATCCGACGTATCCCCGCTCGGGCCGCACGGCCTGGTAGAGCAGCGTCGTGTGCATGACCGCATCCAGCCCCTTCATGGCCAGGCCCTTCAGGTGCACGGCCCCGTCGCGGACGTCCACGGCGCCGCGCACGTCCTCGAAAACGAATTTGCCGTAGCGCACGCGGCGGAAGTCGGTGTGCAGCGCGAAGTCGATGTTTTTCGGAACGACGAAGAGTTTCAGATCGGTGGCCGCGGTGTCCGCCTCGATGCGCAGGGTGTCGGCCGGGAACGAGACGGCGCGGATCAGTTGGTTGCAGTTCAGATTCCGCGACGAAAGCGAAAGCTCGGCGCGCAGGGGCCTGCGGCGGCGCATGGCGCCGTAGAGGTCGTGCACGACGCCGCTGGCCGTCAGGTCGGAGCGTCCGATGCGCATGGTGGCGTTCCGCAGCGTGACGGCGCGGTTCCCCACCGTCACGGAGGTCTTCTCCATGCGGATCGGCAGGG from Alistipes dispar carries:
- a CDS encoding PepSY-like domain-containing protein, which gives rise to MKKLLLTFVCAAAALGVCAAPEKIGFDKLPKSSQEFIQKNFPREVVKDTEMDREASWDKYTVYFNSGSRVSFEGGKGDWSEIVMKNGAVPATVIPVRIKTYVADNYSQSMVNRLSTMKEGYKVGLTNGLTLYFDKEGKFKKLDR
- a CDS encoding 2-oxoacid:ferredoxin oxidoreductase subunit beta — its product is MAQYNYTPADFKSDQEVRWCPGCGDHAILNAVQRALPEIADATDTPHNLFTFISGIGCSSRFIYYMKTFGFHSVHGRANAVATGVKVANPRLNVWVTTGDGDSLAIGGNHFIHAIRRNVDLNVILFNNEIYGLTKGQYSPTSKLGKITKTSPYGTVEKPFNPGELVIGAKGTFFARSIDMEVQLSKECIVAAAGHKGMSVVEMLQNCVIFNDKTHAAFAADKATRAERTITLRHGEKMLFGANREKGLVFENMRLKVVTVGEGGYTLDDILTHDAHERDTTLHVMLAAMKYPDYPVALGVIRAVEDDAVYDAAVERQVEEVKAASKIRCVDDLLRSGATWEVK